The sequence ATTTTCTCTTTTTCTCAATCCACTTCAGACTTCTTCTTGAACTTCGCCTGAAGGTCGTCGAGCACTGAATAGACAACAGGGACAACAACAAGGGTAAGAAATAGTGATGTCAGGAGTCCTCCTATGACTGCAATAGCCATAGGAGAGCGGGTCTCAGCACCTTCTCCGACCCCTAAAGCAACAGGGAGCATCCCGAAGACAATAGCGAATGTTGTCATAAGGATTGGTCTCAGCCTTACTGGAGAGGCTGTAAGTATAGCTTCTGTCTTTTCCATCCCACGACTCCTGAGTGTATTTGTATAATCCACAAGCAGTATTGCATTCTTTTTGACAAGACCCATGAGCAAGATTATTCCAATAAAACTGAAGACATTGAGTGTCTTTCCTGTAATCAGAAGTGCTCCGAGAGCACCTATGATAGATAGGGGCAAAGAGAGAAGCACGGTGAATGGGTGGATAAAACTTTCGAACTGGGATGCCAGTACCATATAAGCGATAATTACTCCAAGTATCAGGGCAAACAGAAGATAGCCAAAGGATTCTCCCATTATGTCTGCCATCCCTTTATACCTTCCTGAGTAATCCGGTGAGAGCATCTTTGCTGAGATGGCATCGAGTTCAGCCTTTGCCTCTCCAAGTGGTTTTTTCTCAAGGTTTGCAAAGAGCGTTATTGCCCTCTGTCTATCAACCCTGTTTATTATATTCGGTCCCCCTCCTTCCTGTATCCTTACGATGTTCGAGAGCTCGGCAAGTTTTCCGTCATTTGCCCTTATGTAAAGCCTACCAATGTCTTCAGGGTTAATCCTGTCTTCCGGATTGAGCCGCACTCTTACATCATATCGTCTTCCCCTCGTTTCATCCTTGAACTTTGTCACATCAACCTCTCCTCCTATGAGGATATTTACGGTCTCTGCAATACTTTCAACATCAACACCTAAATCAGCGGCTTTGTCCCGATTTATAAGTACCCTGACCTCTGGTTTTCCTGTCTCAAGAGAGGTGTCTATGTCAACAACTCCGGGGATTTTTGAAAACTCCTCAACTACAGACCTCATAGCCATCTCGAGACCCTTCAAATCCCTGCCCCTTATGCTATACTGTATCGGAACCGTTCTCTGTCCACCTCCAACAAGGGCGATATACTCAGCTGTTCCTTTTAATCCTGGAATAGTCCTGAATCTTCTCCTTACCTCTGACATTATCTGTTCCTGGCTCTTTTTCCTTTCAGCCTTTGGCTTAAGAGCTATAAACATGCCTGCCTTGTTTATCTCTCTGCTCAAGCCAAAACCCTGTGCATAAAAGGCTGTCTTTACCTCTGGAAGGCTCCTTATGAAATCTTCAGCCTGTTTAAATAACCTGTCAACCTCATCAACCGAGTAATCTATAGGTGCCTCAAGTCTAACAATAAACCTGTTCTGATCCTCTGGTGGGACAAATTCCTTTCCAAGAAACTTTATAAGTCCAAGACTTAGGACAAAAATCGTTGTTGCAAGAATAATTACCGTCTTTCTATGATTAAGGGCAATCTTCAAAAGTTCTCTGTAAAGGGACTCGACTTTTTTATACCACTTTTCAAGCATATTAGGAATACGAGAAAGCAAGGAGTGTTTTAGTTCAGAGTTCGGAGTTCGGAGTTTTTCTGACTTCTGACTTCTGACTTCTGACTTCTGACTTCTTAAATAGCGTGATGCCAGCATTGGTGTAAGTGTAAAGGAAACAAATAGTGACACCATCACGGCAAAGACAACCGTGAGGGCAAAGTGCATAAAGAATCTCCCTATTATCCCCTTCATAAAGGCAACAGGCAGAAATATTGCAACTATGGCAAAGGTTGTCGCCATTACTGCAAGTCCTATCTCAGATGTAGCGAATGAAGCAGCCTCCATCGGCTTCATACCCCTTTCGATATGACGGTGGATATTCTCTATGACGATGATTGCATCATCAATAAGTATCCCAATAGATAATGAGAGGGCAAGCATCGTCATATTGTTAAAGGTAAAGCCGAATACATTTATCAGGGTGAAGGTTGATATAATTGAAGTAGGAATGGCTACAGCACTTATCAGGGTGCTTCTTATGTTTCTCAGAAATAGTAGAACCACGAGAACTGCAAGGATACCCCCATAGATGAGATGGTGTTGAACTTCTCTGATGGATCGCTTGATAAATGTAGACTGGTCAAAACTTATGTTGAGTTCTATACCTGGAGGAAAGGTCTTCCTGATATTTTTAAGTTCTTTCTTTACCCTATCTATAACCTCGACTGTGTTCGTTCCTGACTGCTTCTGCACTCCAAGACCTATGGCAGATATGCCATTGAACCGTGCAATAGAGCGTTTCTCTTCCATTCCATCTTCAACCCTGCCTATGTCCCTCAATCTCACTGGAGCACCATTTCTGTATGTGACTATAAGGTCATTAAAGGCATCCACAGTCGGGAATTCTCCCTTTATCTTTACAGTATATTCTTTCCTGAGACTTTCTATCCTTCCTCCTGGGAGCTCTACATTTTCTCTCTGGAGTGATCGCATGACATCGTTAGCAGTTGTCTGGTAGGCATCAAGCCTTTTCCTATCAAGCCATACACGTGCCTGTCTTAATCTGAGTCCGGCTACTCTTATAGCACCTACGCCGTTTATTTTCTGTAATTGCTCCTTCAATACCTCATCCGCGTATGTAGAAAGATCTCTGACAGATCTTTCTCCTGTAAGTCCGAGCCAGAGAACAGGCACTGCATCAGGGTCAACCTTCTCAATAATAGGCTCATCTATATCCTTTGGGAGTTTTCCTCTTATGACAGATATCTTTTCCCTGACATCCTGCACTGCAAGGTCTATGTTCCTTTCAAGGACGAACTCGACCATTACGATAGAGACACCCTCAATGCTTGTGGATGC comes from Nitrospirota bacterium and encodes:
- a CDS encoding efflux RND transporter permease subunit produces the protein MWLANTSIRRPVFATMVILALVVFGVVSYPRIGLDLFPKVDFPMVNITATLKGASPEIMDIDVTDKIEEAINTINGVKTIASTSIEGVSIVMVEFVLERNIDLAVQDVREKISVIRGKLPKDIDEPIIEKVDPDAVPVLWLGLTGERSVRDLSTYADEVLKEQLQKINGVGAIRVAGLRLRQARVWLDRKRLDAYQTTANDVMRSLQRENVELPGGRIESLRKEYTVKIKGEFPTVDAFNDLIVTYRNGAPVRLRDIGRVEDGMEEKRSIARFNGISAIGLGVQKQSGTNTVEVIDRVKKELKNIRKTFPPGIELNISFDQSTFIKRSIREVQHHLIYGGILAVLVVLLFLRNIRSTLISAVAIPTSIISTFTLINVFGFTFNNMTMLALSLSIGILIDDAIIVIENIHRHIERGMKPMEAASFATSEIGLAVMATTFAIVAIFLPVAFMKGIIGRFFMHFALTVVFAVMVSLFVSFTLTPMLASRYLRSQKSEVRSQKSEKLRTPNSELKHSLLSRIPNMLEKWYKKVESLYRELLKIALNHRKTVIILATTIFVLSLGLIKFLGKEFVPPEDQNRFIVRLEAPIDYSVDEVDRLFKQAEDFIRSLPEVKTAFYAQGFGLSREINKAGMFIALKPKAERKKSQEQIMSEVRRRFRTIPGLKGTAEYIALVGGGQRTVPIQYSIRGRDLKGLEMAMRSVVEEFSKIPGVVDIDTSLETGKPEVRVLINRDKAADLGVDVESIAETVNILIGGEVDVTKFKDETRGRRYDVRVRLNPEDRINPEDIGRLYIRANDGKLAELSNIVRIQEGGGPNIINRVDRQRAITLFANLEKKPLGEAKAELDAISAKMLSPDYSGRYKGMADIMGESFGYLLFALILGVIIAYMVLASQFESFIHPFTVLLSLPLSIIGALGALLITGKTLNVFSFIGIILLMGLVKKNAILLVDYTNTLRSRGMEKTEAILTASPVRLRPILMTTFAIVFGMLPVALGVGEGAETRSPMAIAVIGGLLTSLFLTLVVVPVVYSVLDDLQAKFKKKSEVD